The Bacteroidales bacterium genome includes a window with the following:
- a CDS encoding nuclear transport factor 2 family protein, with translation MTNNSNETKAVNRNHPGFKKEAEPFFNIVMEGLKGYVDGEHFWEALSEDAVFEFMYHVPGFTTKIVGRDAYMEWFGGYSAVLHSADHLKMYMAAEQGVITLEYEVHGIIPFTGKKYDNQFCSIVTLKDRKIIHWRDYMDTLAMMTAFTPD, from the coding sequence ATGACGAACAATTCAAACGAAACAAAAGCCGTGAACCGAAATCATCCGGGATTTAAAAAAGAAGCAGAGCCCTTCTTCAATATCGTAATGGAAGGATTGAAAGGATATGTCGATGGAGAACATTTTTGGGAAGCTTTATCAGAGGATGCTGTTTTTGAGTTTATGTATCATGTTCCTGGATTTACAACAAAAATTGTAGGACGGGATGCTTATATGGAGTGGTTTGGTGGCTATTCGGCCGTTTTACATTCGGCCGATCATCTGAAAATGTACATGGCCGCAGAGCAGGGAGTGATTACATTGGAATATGAAGTTCACGGAATAATTCCTTTCACCGGTAAGAAATACGACAACCAGTTCTGCTCTATTGTAACACTAAAGGACAGAAAGATCATCCATTGGAGAGATTACATGGATACCCTTGCAATGATGACCGCTTTCACTCCCGATTGA